CAGCAAGGTCTTCCCCAAGCATTTCTTCAAGAGCTTTAACCTCACAGAGATGACTTTGCCGATCTTGGGAGCGATCGCCATTTTCCTCGAAATACTCTGGTTCTAGTTCCTCCTCTGGTTCCTCAACAATAGTCCTCCTGATTTGCGGTGGCGAAACTGACGAGCGAAGTTTGGGTTTGGGACTAACCTCAGTCTCAAACTCTTTTACTTCTTTTTCTTCTTCAGCCTCGCTATCAGCAACCACTGGCTCCTCATAGACTTTTTGTATCGCCAGTTGCATCCTTCCTGTCGGCGTTCGCGCAAGGCGTTTTTGCTGAATTAGATCCTCGTACTCTTCATCAGTCAAATGACTTTTGAGGAAACGACTAATCGTCGAACTACTAACGCTGTAACGATCTGCCAGAGTCGATGTCGTCTCTGGCGTGTTGCGATACAGCGTGATAATTTCTTTTTTGTCAGATTCAGTTAGTTTTTTCGGACACATTCTCTTTTATCTTGCTCGTCTGCGCCCAGCACGGCGAGAACGGTTTGAGACATCAAATTCTAGAGCAGCACCAATAGCAAATAATAAGCCACTAAAAACGTAAAAAACTTCTAGGACACCACCACTTTCATATTCTGTTGGTAGTGTTTCCACGTATTTAAACCACATATCCGCTATATATAGCGAAAGAGTAGCACCAGCAATCATTTGCCAAGACTGAGCCAAACGTCCTCCCCAAAAAGCCAGCAAAACAGCAGCAGCAACAATGATAAAAATTACGTCGCCAAAGATGTAAGAAAAATTGACTGGTTGAGAAAAACGACTCAGAAAATCGTCAGTTTCTTCAATCCAAGCAGGAATTTGCCTGGAGTTTGCTGCTTCTGAAGTTGGAGTTAAAGCATCTCCTTCAGATAATTCTAGCTTTTCTGTACCAGGAATTATGGTTGAGGGATTTGGTGGTGCTAATTGCTCAGTTGTTGGTGCAGAAGCGATCGCCACTTCTGCGGGGATTTCTTCCGCATTTGCTGGGATAAAAATCGTAATCCACACTGCTAACCCCATTCCCACGGTCGCCACTGTTCCCACAGTTAGCAAATGCCATAATTCTAAGTTTAATCG
Above is a window of Oscillatoria salina IIICB1 DNA encoding:
- a CDS encoding helix-turn-helix domain-containing protein; the encoded protein is MCPKKLTESDKKEIITLYRNTPETTSTLADRYSVSSSTISRFLKSHLTDEEYEDLIQQKRLARTPTGRMQLAIQKVYEEPVVADSEAEEEKEVKEFETEVSPKPKLRSSVSPPQIRRTIVEEPEEELEPEYFEENGDRSQDRQSHLCEVKALEEMLGEDLADDDDEYDDEDDWEDEEDTEDYEPEPRPRYYTGGISVLPLSEASFPRTCYVVVDRAAELITRPLKDFADLGKIPPEEIQQTTLPVFDNHRVARRFSSRRERVIKVPDGKMLKKVSSYLQAKGITRLLIDGQVYSLSPVRT